Proteins from a genomic interval of Sporolactobacillus sp. Y61:
- a CDS encoding GNAT family N-acetyltransferase, whose product MSYFLETERLRLRTWESDDILSLKRFLQDKEVMYAYENDFSDEEVQKWLDWNIRSYRKNGYGLWAIELRHSGEIIGECGLTDQAVKGKVYLEIGYHLVKSHWHKGYAIEAARACKYYAFEKLHKEEVVSIVRDTNISSMNVAIRNGMVVATRFVKDAHGVERPHYVFSAKKSADKRWVAAHYLNQDEGRTRMESENKSDGRIIF is encoded by the coding sequence ATGAGTTATTTTCTTGAAACTGAAAGGCTGCGCCTGCGTACCTGGGAATCTGATGATATCCTGTCTCTCAAACGTTTCCTGCAAGACAAAGAAGTAATGTATGCCTATGAAAACGATTTCTCGGATGAAGAAGTTCAGAAATGGCTGGATTGGAATATCAGATCGTACCGGAAAAATGGCTATGGATTGTGGGCTATTGAGCTCCGTCATTCGGGCGAAATAATTGGTGAATGCGGTCTGACTGATCAGGCGGTAAAAGGCAAAGTGTATTTAGAAATCGGCTATCATCTGGTTAAAAGTCACTGGCATAAGGGTTATGCCATAGAAGCTGCAAGAGCCTGTAAGTACTATGCCTTTGAAAAACTGCATAAAGAAGAAGTGGTTTCCATTGTCAGAGACACAAATATTTCATCGATGAATGTAGCAATCAGAAACGGAATGGTTGTTGCGACCAGATTTGTGAAGGATGCCCACGGGGTTGAGAGACCTCATTATGTCTTTTCAGCGAAAAAGTCTGCTGACAAAAGATGGGTAGCAGCTCATTACCTGAATCAGGATGAAGGCAGAACCAGGATGGAATCAGAAAACAAAAGCGACGGTCGAATCATCTTCTGA
- a CDS encoding C69 family dipeptidase translates to MSKLNQSSCTAVLVGKKASIDGSTMIARNEDGYGALNPKRFTVVKAKDHQSRFVSSINEFAVDLPDNPLRHTFTPSADESEGVCGESGINSANVAMSATETEFTNPHVLGLDPLVKEGIGEEAMESVVLPYIHSAREGVQRLGRIIEEYGTYESNGIAFSDADEVWYMETVGGHHWAAQRIPDDAYAIAPNQTGIQNIDFSKPEAFMWSTDLRTFAEKNHLNPDKTGFNFRKIFGTQTEADRHYNTPRTWYGQKYLNPEIEQEPMSDYLPFIQRTPHKISIEDIQYILSSHYQGTPYDAFGNGTEEQKHTFRPIGIDRNQEFHILQIRSDVPAEYAAIHWLTFGVNLYSAQVPFFANVNDTPENYKHTTGKVDLNSAYWLNKTIAVLAEPQYHRVINQVNEFKDEAQSYVCGRVKAIDREASGLSGSKLTDFLTKQNEITAAGVTKRTYALFDTLVKEASNHMLLTFEKGQNL, encoded by the coding sequence ATGTCAAAATTAAATCAATCAAGCTGTACAGCGGTACTGGTCGGGAAGAAGGCTTCCATTGACGGTTCAACGATGATTGCCCGCAATGAAGACGGCTATGGGGCGCTCAACCCGAAACGATTTACAGTGGTGAAGGCTAAAGATCATCAGAGCAGGTTTGTTTCAAGCATTAACGAGTTTGCGGTCGACCTGCCTGACAATCCGCTGCGCCATACCTTTACGCCAAGTGCTGATGAGTCGGAAGGGGTATGCGGAGAATCGGGGATCAATTCGGCCAACGTAGCAATGAGTGCGACCGAGACGGAATTCACTAATCCACATGTACTCGGGCTTGATCCGCTGGTAAAAGAGGGTATTGGTGAAGAAGCCATGGAGTCCGTGGTTCTGCCCTATATTCATTCCGCGCGCGAAGGGGTACAGCGTCTCGGGCGGATCATTGAAGAATATGGGACGTACGAGAGCAATGGCATTGCCTTCTCGGATGCAGATGAAGTCTGGTATATGGAAACGGTCGGCGGTCATCATTGGGCAGCCCAGAGGATTCCGGACGACGCGTATGCTATTGCACCTAATCAAACCGGCATCCAAAACATTGATTTTTCCAAACCGGAGGCGTTCATGTGGTCGACAGATCTCAGGACTTTTGCTGAAAAAAATCATTTAAATCCTGACAAGACGGGATTCAATTTCAGAAAAATATTTGGTACACAGACTGAGGCGGACCGACATTACAACACCCCGCGTACCTGGTATGGCCAGAAATATCTTAATCCTGAAATTGAGCAGGAGCCAATGAGCGATTATCTTCCGTTTATTCAGCGAACGCCTCATAAGATCAGTATTGAGGACATCCAGTATATTCTGAGTTCCCATTATCAGGGAACCCCTTATGATGCTTTCGGAAATGGAACGGAGGAACAAAAACATACCTTTCGCCCGATTGGTATCGACCGGAATCAGGAATTTCATATTCTGCAAATCCGTAGCGATGTTCCAGCCGAATATGCGGCCATTCACTGGCTGACTTTCGGCGTTAATCTTTACAGTGCTCAGGTCCCATTTTTTGCCAATGTGAACGACACGCCGGAAAATTATAAACATACTACCGGTAAAGTAGATCTGAATTCTGCATATTGGCTGAACAAAACGATAGCTGTACTTGCCGAACCGCAATATCATCGGGTAATTAATCAGGTAAATGAATTTAAGGACGAAGCGCAAAGTTATGTATGCGGGCGGGTTAAGGCAATCGACAGGGAGGCATCAGGGCTATCCGGCAGCAAGCTCACAGATTTTCTGACAAAGCAAAATGAGATTACCGCCGCTGGAGTGACGAAACGGACTTACGCACTGTTTGATACCCTGGTCAAAGAGGCCAGCAATCATATGCTGCTCACCTTTGAGAAAGGACAGAATTTATAA
- a CDS encoding MFS transporter, producing the protein MADVPAPIKKTYPEIFKPVMVSRSFRFLWIGNSLSTFGTAITNVILPLLVYELSHSPMSMSLIMAAYMIPEVLILPFSGILVDRLNRANVMRIADIIRFVLTTGVMILGLYGVLSIPLLVVMMGFMGLMNGLFQPAYSALRATVFVPDIRNSANALSQFSEQLLRLLGPSVGGLIISFTTASLGFGIDGLTYLISFICLMFLTQEGMVSKRSPRTASFFSECFEGVRVIRQRTWLWVTILFFSLVNIFISGVATVLIPWLIKVHDQLPDFVYGFVMSGAALGSITVAFVFGMRKKWRYRGILAYSGGATASLALLVMPFAQHAVLLTILMALTGGGLMLFSLIWQTSLQELVPPEAFGRVASIDMVGSFALLPVGFLLTGWLSEAIGGVESLLLMSGIAALSNILILLVPAIRKFD; encoded by the coding sequence ATGGCTGATGTACCCGCCCCAATAAAAAAAACATATCCTGAAATATTCAAACCCGTTATGGTGTCCAGATCCTTTCGCTTTTTATGGATCGGTAATTCTTTATCGACCTTTGGTACAGCGATAACGAATGTCATCCTGCCCTTATTAGTTTATGAGCTGAGCCATTCACCAATGTCGATGAGCCTGATCATGGCAGCCTATATGATTCCGGAAGTCCTGATTCTTCCTTTTTCCGGGATTCTCGTGGATCGCCTGAACCGTGCAAACGTCATGAGGATTGCTGATATCATTCGGTTTGTTTTAACAACCGGAGTGATGATTCTCGGCTTGTACGGCGTGTTATCCATTCCACTGCTTGTCGTGATGATGGGATTCATGGGGCTCATGAATGGTTTGTTCCAGCCGGCTTATTCTGCGCTGCGAGCCACTGTTTTTGTTCCGGATATTCGCAATTCAGCCAACGCACTAAGCCAGTTTAGCGAGCAGTTGCTCAGACTTCTCGGGCCATCTGTCGGTGGATTAATTATCAGTTTTACAACCGCTTCTTTAGGTTTCGGGATTGATGGGTTAACCTATCTGATCTCATTTATCTGCCTGATGTTTCTAACTCAGGAGGGAATGGTCAGTAAACGCAGCCCCCGGACAGCATCTTTTTTCAGTGAATGCTTCGAAGGGGTACGTGTGATCAGACAGCGCACCTGGCTGTGGGTGACCATTCTCTTCTTCAGCCTGGTCAATATTTTTATCTCCGGAGTAGCCACGGTGCTCATACCCTGGCTGATCAAAGTACATGATCAATTGCCTGATTTTGTTTACGGCTTTGTGATGTCAGGGGCAGCTTTGGGTTCCATTACAGTCGCGTTCGTATTCGGCATGAGGAAAAAGTGGAGGTACCGGGGCATCCTCGCCTACAGTGGCGGGGCGACAGCAAGTCTTGCCCTGCTGGTCATGCCTTTTGCTCAGCACGCCGTTCTGCTGACGATCCTGATGGCACTGACTGGTGGGGGTCTCATGCTGTTCAGCCTCATCTGGCAGACCAGTCTCCAGGAACTGGTTCCTCCTGAAGCCTTTGGCCGGGTAGCCAGTATCGATATGGTCGGGTCTTTTGCCCTTCTTCCGGTCGGATTTTTATTAACCGGGTGGCTTTCTGAAGCGATTGGCGGTGTTGAATCGCTTCTCCTGATGAGTGGCATTGCTGCTCTCTCGAACATATTGATCCTGCTGGTCCCTGCGATTCGAAAATTTGATTGA
- a CDS encoding nitronate monooxygenase — protein MWNNNEVTRRLNIKYPIIQAGMAGGPTTPELVAAVSNAGGLGTLGAGYMTADQMKKSIKKIKRLTEKPFGVNLFVPQHADRDTEKVEASNRLLWPIRQTLHLMTPSVEIKSENEQFEQQIQVIIDEKITACTFTFGVPERKMLHQLKHQHIITIGTATTVREAEICENLGFDMVVVQGSEAGGHRGSFAVPYEQAMIGTISLVPQTVDHVSIPVIAAGGIMDGRGVLAALVLGAEAVQMGTAFVTCDECGAQKLHKESILNSSEDETTVTSAFSGKPARGIRNQFIDSLKPYEKSLPDYPVQNALTKDIRSEAAKNHRPEWMSMWSGQSTRLSKKGSASQLIHSIVAEIEDFYLHI, from the coding sequence TTGTGGAATAACAATGAAGTCACCCGCAGGCTGAATATAAAATATCCGATCATCCAGGCCGGAATGGCAGGAGGACCGACAACGCCAGAACTCGTTGCGGCTGTATCAAATGCGGGAGGGCTGGGTACATTGGGTGCCGGATATATGACAGCGGATCAAATGAAGAAGAGCATTAAAAAAATTAAGAGGCTTACAGAAAAACCATTTGGTGTCAATCTTTTTGTCCCGCAGCACGCAGACAGAGATACTGAAAAGGTTGAAGCATCGAACCGTTTGCTCTGGCCCATTCGGCAAACATTGCATTTAATGACGCCTTCTGTTGAAATTAAATCTGAAAATGAGCAGTTTGAGCAGCAGATTCAGGTCATTATCGATGAGAAAATCACGGCCTGTACGTTTACATTCGGTGTTCCTGAAAGGAAAATGCTCCATCAGCTGAAGCATCAGCACATCATAACAATCGGGACGGCAACGACAGTCAGAGAGGCCGAAATTTGTGAGAATCTGGGGTTTGATATGGTGGTTGTTCAGGGAAGCGAGGCAGGAGGACATCGGGGGAGCTTTGCTGTACCATATGAACAGGCGATGATTGGTACCATCTCCCTGGTCCCGCAAACAGTTGATCATGTATCGATACCCGTTATTGCAGCCGGTGGAATCATGGACGGGCGCGGGGTTTTAGCTGCACTGGTCCTGGGTGCGGAGGCTGTTCAAATGGGGACTGCATTCGTCACATGTGATGAGTGCGGTGCTCAGAAACTTCATAAAGAGTCTATATTGAATAGTTCTGAAGATGAAACGACGGTAACCTCTGCTTTCAGTGGCAAACCGGCAAGGGGTATCCGTAATCAGTTCATTGATTCATTAAAGCCATATGAAAAGTCATTACCTGATTACCCTGTTCAAAATGCGTTGACGAAGGATATTCGGTCTGAAGCAGCGAAAAATCATCGACCGGAATGGATGTCGATGTGGTCAGGGCAAAGCACGCGCTTAAGTAAAAAAGGATCTGCCAGTCAGTTGATCCATTCCATTGTAGCGGAAATAGAAGATTTTTACTTACACATTTAA
- the dhaS gene encoding dihydroxyacetone kinase transcriptional activator DhaS encodes MTGSLITKKTIANSLRDLLQKEPFEKVTVRDIMRHCRMRRQTFYNYFQDKFELVSWIYYEEAIENIQDYVNYENTAMIIQRIFTYLYENQDFYTKVLEFTGQNSLSSYLLEQTKKLIIQWIEEWENTGNLLITEDFADFMGDFYSHAIVGIAIKWLYDHCPESPKLVAKRIVLLMDQTFQSTQDLSRHQKRD; translated from the coding sequence ATGACAGGATCTTTAATCACCAAAAAAACGATCGCCAACTCACTTAGAGATCTTTTACAAAAAGAACCGTTTGAAAAAGTGACAGTTCGTGACATTATGCGTCATTGCCGCATGCGCAGGCAAACCTTCTACAATTATTTTCAGGATAAATTTGAATTAGTTTCCTGGATTTACTACGAAGAGGCGATCGAGAACATTCAAGATTATGTGAACTATGAAAATACAGCAATGATTATTCAACGTATTTTTACTTACCTTTATGAAAACCAGGATTTCTATACAAAAGTTCTGGAATTTACCGGACAGAATTCATTGAGCAGCTATCTGCTGGAGCAGACGAAAAAGCTGATCATTCAATGGATCGAAGAATGGGAAAACACCGGAAATTTATTGATAACTGAAGATTTTGCGGATTTTATGGGCGACTTTTACAGTCATGCCATAGTGGGCATAGCCATCAAGTGGCTGTATGATCACTGTCCGGAGAGTCCCAAACTCGTCGCCAAACGTATCGTACTGCTTATGGATCAGACTTTTCAATCTACTCAAGATCTTTCCCGGCATCAGAAGCGCGACTAA
- the aroE gene encoding shikimate dehydrogenase, with protein sequence MDTINGHTRLYGLFAHPAKHSLSPLMHNLSFQARQINAVYLAFDLKDDLGTAVKSIRQFDMGGVNLSMPFKKEVLPYLDELTPEAQMIGAVNTIINHDGYLIGTSTDGNGFFASLSAKGYPVQKKTATILGAGGAGLSVIAAGASGGLSSIHVFKRHNATFRTVSDTLDHFSGRCGTSIRLYDYNDRKALRKAISESDFLINTTNIGMGDDRSIPVPAELIEDLDPSLVVCDVIYEPRQTRLLQTAREKGCVTFNGLGMLIYQGALAFQLWTGQSMPVKKVEKAIQEKLYPK encoded by the coding sequence ATGGATACAATCAACGGACATACCCGGCTGTACGGCCTATTTGCCCACCCGGCAAAACACAGTCTGTCCCCTCTGATGCATAATCTCAGTTTTCAGGCAAGACAGATTAATGCCGTTTACCTCGCTTTTGATCTGAAGGATGATCTTGGGACGGCAGTTAAAAGTATACGTCAGTTCGATATGGGTGGGGTTAATTTATCGATGCCATTCAAAAAAGAAGTACTGCCCTATCTGGATGAGCTGACTCCCGAAGCACAAATGATTGGCGCGGTGAACACCATCATCAACCATGACGGGTATCTGATCGGCACCAGTACAGACGGAAACGGATTTTTTGCCAGCTTATCTGCAAAGGGTTATCCCGTTCAAAAGAAGACCGCCACAATTCTCGGTGCAGGAGGTGCAGGGCTTTCAGTCATTGCAGCTGGTGCCTCAGGCGGCTTAAGTTCCATCCATGTTTTTAAACGGCACAACGCTACGTTTCGGACGGTCTCCGATACATTGGATCATTTTTCAGGAAGATGCGGGACATCTATCCGGCTCTATGATTACAATGACAGGAAGGCTTTGCGCAAAGCCATTTCCGAGAGTGACTTCCTGATCAATACGACAAATATCGGTATGGGAGATGACCGGTCCATTCCGGTCCCGGCTGAACTGATCGAGGATCTGGATCCATCTCTTGTTGTCTGTGATGTCATCTACGAACCGCGGCAGACACGCCTCCTGCAGACTGCCCGGGAGAAGGGCTGCGTCACCTTCAACGGATTGGGTATGCTGATTTATCAGGGCGCTCTGGCTTTTCAGCTCTGGACTGGTCAAAGTATGCCGGTAAAAAAGGTTGAAAAGGCCATTCAGGAAAAATTATATCCAAAATAA
- a CDS encoding dihydroxyacetone kinase subunit DhaK: MKKIINSKEHIIEDMFRGIAFNYQDRLTRIGRTGIFCSKKRKRDQVAVIGGGGSGHEPTDTGYVGEGMLTAAVCGQLFTPPGADDIFKAIKTVAVPAGVLLVVKNFKADIESFNRARQRAAQEGISVEMVIVADDIATERLDRKTYTLTKRGVAGTVFVQKILGAAAASGMSLKGLKTLGDQVAESTKSLGVALSPSTITNQDKVLFSLKEDEIYYGIGIHGEPGYRIEKMHSSERLAIELVNKLKNAFSWKKGETFAVMVNGLGSTPLMDQFIFANDVGRLINLYGLKTPIRKVGNYMTSNDMYGISLTFLRLTDPQWLTYLRMPTDAYAWK; this comes from the coding sequence GTGAAAAAGATTATTAACAGCAAAGAACACATTATTGAAGATATGTTCCGGGGCATTGCCTTTAATTATCAGGATCGGTTAACTCGAATTGGTCGGACAGGCATTTTCTGCTCGAAGAAGCGGAAGAGAGATCAGGTTGCGGTTATTGGGGGCGGCGGAAGCGGACACGAGCCTACTGATACCGGATATGTTGGAGAAGGAATGTTGACAGCAGCTGTATGTGGGCAACTTTTCACTCCGCCGGGAGCAGATGATATTTTTAAAGCAATCAAAACTGTAGCCGTGCCAGCGGGTGTGCTTTTGGTAGTAAAAAATTTTAAAGCGGATATTGAGAGCTTTAATCGAGCCAGGCAGCGGGCGGCTCAAGAAGGCATTTCTGTTGAAATGGTTATTGTCGCAGATGATATTGCAACCGAACGGCTGGATCGGAAAACATACACATTGACGAAGCGAGGAGTTGCCGGAACGGTTTTTGTCCAAAAAATACTCGGGGCCGCGGCTGCATCCGGGATGAGTCTCAAAGGGCTGAAGACGTTGGGTGATCAAGTAGCTGAATCGACAAAATCACTTGGTGTGGCCTTGTCGCCTTCCACCATAACCAATCAGGATAAAGTCCTTTTTTCATTAAAAGAAGATGAAATTTACTATGGAATAGGTATTCATGGCGAGCCGGGCTATCGGATTGAGAAGATGCATTCCTCGGAACGGCTGGCTATTGAACTAGTCAATAAGCTGAAAAATGCCTTTTCATGGAAAAAAGGGGAAACATTTGCCGTTATGGTCAATGGTCTGGGGTCGACCCCACTCATGGATCAATTTATTTTTGCTAATGATGTGGGCCGACTCATCAATTTGTATGGACTGAAAACGCCAATCCGAAAAGTTGGTAATTACATGACGTCCAATGATATGTATGGGATTTCGCTGACTTTTCTTCGCCTGACTGATCCGCAATGGCTGACCTACCTGCGGATGCCGACAGATGCTTATGCATGGAAATAG
- a CDS encoding helix-turn-helix transcriptional regulator, protein MDNRIKQLRKAKKISQDELAKRCGVSRQTINAIENNKYDPTLSLAFKLAFKLDTTVDALFNHGGPSSGVGSGPD, encoded by the coding sequence GTGGATAACCGTATTAAACAACTCAGAAAAGCAAAGAAGATATCCCAGGATGAACTGGCTAAACGATGCGGGGTTTCAAGGCAGACGATCAATGCGATTGAAAATAACAAATATGACCCGACATTATCCCTGGCTTTTAAACTGGCTTTTAAACTGGATACAACCGTAGACGCACTATTTAACCATGGTGGTCCGTCAAGTGGTGTCGGCTCAGGACCTGACTGA
- a CDS encoding cupin domain-containing protein, producing the protein MNPADPAFTLFADSTKKVTEHLDAYNTVTQLFGPQFPEIRNGFFNVHMTRGIIIQPHWHTNVSEMIFIISGSVITSVFNPFTQKLMSYQVGPGQVSMLPRGWFHWIIALTDDVHLLTIFDQPTPDVVFGSDFLRLTPPEVMHRAYCVPPVTYAQAVAPIRQSTILGPPAGCFMANNPGSMPFS; encoded by the coding sequence ATGAATCCGGCTGATCCAGCTTTTACACTGTTTGCTGATTCCACGAAAAAGGTTACTGAGCATCTCGACGCGTATAACACGGTTACGCAACTGTTCGGACCGCAGTTTCCGGAAATCCGGAATGGTTTTTTCAATGTCCATATGACCCGTGGGATCATCATCCAGCCACACTGGCATACGAATGTCTCGGAAATGATCTTTATCATCAGCGGATCTGTGATCACGTCCGTATTCAACCCGTTTACTCAAAAACTGATGAGTTATCAGGTAGGACCCGGACAGGTATCCATGCTGCCCAGAGGATGGTTTCACTGGATTATTGCTCTGACCGACGATGTCCACCTGCTGACAATCTTTGATCAGCCCACCCCGGATGTTGTCTTTGGTTCCGACTTTCTTCGCCTTACCCCGCCCGAAGTCATGCACCGTGCTTACTGTGTGCCTCCCGTGACCTATGCACAGGCTGTAGCGCCAATCCGTCAATCCACGATTCTCGGTCCTCCAGCCGGATGTTTTATGGCGAATAACCCGGGCAGTATGCCCTTCAGCTGA
- a CDS encoding aspartate/glutamate racemase family protein has translation MKTIGLIGGMSWESTAHYYEKINQEIKKRMGGLHSAKIILNSLDFAPIAEWQENNQWEQVAGAVISAAQSLERAGADFIIICSNTGHKVAQQVSASVSIPFLHIAQAASDKIKENQLTKVGLLGTRYTMEQDFYKDVLKKNGIEVMIPDSEERKRLNNIIFNELCLGKINKRSSDFLEHVIENLINHGCQGIVLGCTELDMLIPDDEVSGVPVFDTTKIHVEAAVLQALKQQVR, from the coding sequence GTGAAAACGATCGGGCTGATCGGGGGCATGAGCTGGGAGTCGACCGCTCATTATTATGAAAAAATAAATCAGGAAATAAAGAAAAGAATGGGTGGGCTGCATTCCGCTAAAATCATTCTAAACAGTCTCGATTTCGCTCCGATAGCTGAATGGCAGGAAAATAATCAATGGGAACAGGTTGCCGGAGCAGTGATTTCAGCTGCACAGTCTCTTGAACGGGCAGGTGCCGATTTTATTATCATTTGCAGTAACACCGGCCACAAAGTCGCGCAGCAGGTTTCAGCTTCAGTATCGATACCCTTTCTCCATATCGCACAGGCAGCATCAGACAAAATCAAAGAGAATCAGCTGACGAAAGTGGGGCTTCTCGGGACAAGATACACGATGGAACAGGATTTCTACAAAGATGTTCTGAAGAAAAATGGAATAGAGGTTATGATTCCTGATTCAGAAGAAAGGAAGCGTTTAAATAACATCATTTTTAATGAACTGTGTCTGGGGAAAATCAATAAGAGATCGTCTGATTTCCTTGAACACGTAATAGAAAATCTGATTAACCACGGGTGTCAGGGAATCGTCCTGGGATGTACAGAATTGGATATGCTGATTCCCGATGACGAAGTATCAGGAGTTCCGGTTTTTGATACGACAAAAATCCATGTCGAAGCTGCAGTTTTACAAGCACTGAAACAGCAGGTCAGGTAA